One genomic window of Monodelphis domestica isolate mMonDom1 chromosome 1, mMonDom1.pri, whole genome shotgun sequence includes the following:
- the LOC103104319 gene encoding potassium channel subfamily K member 16-like isoform X1: MDNLKIQNNLLMLACYFTYLILGSLIFQTLETDFENNMITSVYETKAAFLRKINNLTAEDVEIFVKNMTRAARNGIFPLGNVSDHHTNWDFVNSLFFVGSIVSTIGYGILCPKTTGGQLFCVIFAFFGIPLNIIFLQHVGKALSRLSAKLVKCLNRQEMNEKKSRFLTLLIFLMSGIIIFFGLPPFVFCSTEGWTYNEGLYFTFITLSTVGFGDYVVGGQPGRKYFPYYRTLMAVWIFFGLAWIALLFNLLARFLEETEKKIVQDIHRISKAGRESINPSKHHERSPVNTEEDPQKFICERAEQNNEEK, encoded by the exons atggataatttaaaaatccAGAACAACCTACTGATGCTGGCTTGTTATTTTACATACTTAATATTGGGATCTTTGATATTCCAAACCCTGGAGACAGACTTTGAGAATAATATGATAACATCAGTGTATGAAACAAAAGCTGCTTTCCTGAGGAAAATTAATAATCTAACAGCAGAAGATGTTGAAATCTTTGTCAAG AATATGACTCGTGCTGCTCGAAATGGAATATTTCCCCTAGGAAATGTATCAGACCACCATACCAATTGGGACTTTGTCAACTCCCTTTTCTTTGTGGGCTCCATTGTATCAACAATAG gttaTGGGATTCTATGTCCCAAGACAACTGGTGGGCAGCTTTTCTGTGTCATCTTTGCTTTTTTTGGAATCCctttaaatatcattttcctcCAGCATGTGGGTAAGGCGCTTTCCCGGTTAAGTGCAAAGCTTGTGAAATGCCTTAACAGGCAGGAAATGAATGAG AAAAAAAGCAGGTTTCTGACACTTCTGATTTTCCTGATGTCTGGAATTATCATCTTTTTTGGGTTACCACCATTTGTCTTCTGTTCAACAGAGGGCTGGACCTATAATGAAGGGCTTTACTTTACATTCATCACTCTAAGCACTGTTGGTTTTGGTGATTATGTAGTAG GTGGACAGCCTGGGAGAAAATACTTTCCCTATTACCGAACCCTGATGGCAGTTTGGATTTTCTTTGGTCTTGCCTGGATTGCTCTTCTATTTAATTTGTTAGCCAGATTTttggaagagacagaaaaaaaaatagttcaggaCATCCACAGAATAAgtaaagcaggaagagagagtatAAACCCATCAAAACATCATGAGAGATCACCAGTAAACACTGAAGAGGATCCTCAGAAATTTATTTGCGAAAGAGCAGAACagaacaatgaagaaaaataa
- the LOC103104319 gene encoding potassium channel subfamily K member 16-like isoform X5 produces the protein MDNLKIQNNLLMLACYFTYLILGSLIFQTLETDFENNMITSVYETKAAFLRKINNLTAEDVEIFVKNMTRAARNGIFPLGNVSDHHTNWDFVNSLFFVGSIVSTIGYGILCPKTTGGQLFCVIFAFFGIPLNIIFLQHVGKALSRLSAKLVKCLNRQEMNEVTDKHSGVVKG, from the exons atggataatttaaaaatccAGAACAACCTACTGATGCTGGCTTGTTATTTTACATACTTAATATTGGGATCTTTGATATTCCAAACCCTGGAGACAGACTTTGAGAATAATATGATAACATCAGTGTATGAAACAAAAGCTGCTTTCCTGAGGAAAATTAATAATCTAACAGCAGAAGATGTTGAAATCTTTGTCAAG AATATGACTCGTGCTGCTCGAAATGGAATATTTCCCCTAGGAAATGTATCAGACCACCATACCAATTGGGACTTTGTCAACTCCCTTTTCTTTGTGGGCTCCATTGTATCAACAATAG gttaTGGGATTCTATGTCCCAAGACAACTGGTGGGCAGCTTTTCTGTGTCATCTTTGCTTTTTTTGGAATCCctttaaatatcattttcctcCAGCATGTGGGTAAGGCGCTTTCCCGGTTAAGTGCAAAGCTTGTGAAATGCCTTAACAGGCAGGAAATGAATGAG GTGACTGACAAACATTCGGGGGTCGTGAAGGGGTGA
- the LOC103104319 gene encoding potassium channel subfamily K member 16-like isoform X4, with protein sequence MDNLKIQNNLLMLACYFTYLILGSLIFQTLETDFENNMITSVYETKAAFLRKINNLTAEDVEIFVKNMTRAARNGIFPLGNVSDHHTNWDFVNSLFFVGSIVSTIGYGILCPKTTGGQLFCVIFAFFGIPLNIIFLQHVGKALSRLSAKLVKCLNRQEMNEVDSLGENTFPITEP encoded by the exons atggataatttaaaaatccAGAACAACCTACTGATGCTGGCTTGTTATTTTACATACTTAATATTGGGATCTTTGATATTCCAAACCCTGGAGACAGACTTTGAGAATAATATGATAACATCAGTGTATGAAACAAAAGCTGCTTTCCTGAGGAAAATTAATAATCTAACAGCAGAAGATGTTGAAATCTTTGTCAAG AATATGACTCGTGCTGCTCGAAATGGAATATTTCCCCTAGGAAATGTATCAGACCACCATACCAATTGGGACTTTGTCAACTCCCTTTTCTTTGTGGGCTCCATTGTATCAACAATAG gttaTGGGATTCTATGTCCCAAGACAACTGGTGGGCAGCTTTTCTGTGTCATCTTTGCTTTTTTTGGAATCCctttaaatatcattttcctcCAGCATGTGGGTAAGGCGCTTTCCCGGTTAAGTGCAAAGCTTGTGAAATGCCTTAACAGGCAGGAAATGAATGAG GTGGACAGCCTGGGAGAAAATACTTTCCCTATTACCGAACCCTGA
- the LOC103104319 gene encoding potassium channel subfamily K member 16-like isoform X3: MDNLKIQNNLLMLACYFTYLILGSLIFQTLETDFENNMITSVYETKAAFLRKINNLTAEDVEIFVKNMTRAARNGIFPLGNVSDHHTNWDFVNSLFFVGSIVSTIGYGILCPKTTGGQLFCVIFAFFGIPLNIIFLQHVGKALSRLSAKLVKCLNRQEMNEKKSRFLTLLIFLMSGIIIFFGLPPFVFCSTEGWTYNEGLYFTFITLSTVGFGDYVVVFPLP, encoded by the exons atggataatttaaaaatccAGAACAACCTACTGATGCTGGCTTGTTATTTTACATACTTAATATTGGGATCTTTGATATTCCAAACCCTGGAGACAGACTTTGAGAATAATATGATAACATCAGTGTATGAAACAAAAGCTGCTTTCCTGAGGAAAATTAATAATCTAACAGCAGAAGATGTTGAAATCTTTGTCAAG AATATGACTCGTGCTGCTCGAAATGGAATATTTCCCCTAGGAAATGTATCAGACCACCATACCAATTGGGACTTTGTCAACTCCCTTTTCTTTGTGGGCTCCATTGTATCAACAATAG gttaTGGGATTCTATGTCCCAAGACAACTGGTGGGCAGCTTTTCTGTGTCATCTTTGCTTTTTTTGGAATCCctttaaatatcattttcctcCAGCATGTGGGTAAGGCGCTTTCCCGGTTAAGTGCAAAGCTTGTGAAATGCCTTAACAGGCAGGAAATGAATGAG AAAAAAAGCAGGTTTCTGACACTTCTGATTTTCCTGATGTCTGGAATTATCATCTTTTTTGGGTTACCACCATTTGTCTTCTGTTCAACAGAGGGCTGGACCTATAATGAAGGGCTTTACTTTACATTCATCACTCTAAGCACTGTTGGTTTTGGTGATTATGTAGTAG TGTTTCCTCTGCCTTAA
- the LOC103104319 gene encoding potassium channel subfamily K member 16-like isoform X2 codes for MTCSSLNENMTRAARNGIFPLGNVSDHHTNWDFVNSLFFVGSIVSTIGYGILCPKTTGGQLFCVIFAFFGIPLNIIFLQHVGKALSRLSAKLVKCLNRQEMNEKKSRFLTLLIFLMSGIIIFFGLPPFVFCSTEGWTYNEGLYFTFITLSTVGFGDYVVGGQPGRKYFPYYRTLMAVWIFFGLAWIALLFNLLARFLEETEKKIVQDIHRISKAGRESINPSKHHERSPVNTEEDPQKFICERAEQNNEEK; via the exons ATGACTTGTTCTTCCTTAAATGAG AATATGACTCGTGCTGCTCGAAATGGAATATTTCCCCTAGGAAATGTATCAGACCACCATACCAATTGGGACTTTGTCAACTCCCTTTTCTTTGTGGGCTCCATTGTATCAACAATAG gttaTGGGATTCTATGTCCCAAGACAACTGGTGGGCAGCTTTTCTGTGTCATCTTTGCTTTTTTTGGAATCCctttaaatatcattttcctcCAGCATGTGGGTAAGGCGCTTTCCCGGTTAAGTGCAAAGCTTGTGAAATGCCTTAACAGGCAGGAAATGAATGAG AAAAAAAGCAGGTTTCTGACACTTCTGATTTTCCTGATGTCTGGAATTATCATCTTTTTTGGGTTACCACCATTTGTCTTCTGTTCAACAGAGGGCTGGACCTATAATGAAGGGCTTTACTTTACATTCATCACTCTAAGCACTGTTGGTTTTGGTGATTATGTAGTAG GTGGACAGCCTGGGAGAAAATACTTTCCCTATTACCGAACCCTGATGGCAGTTTGGATTTTCTTTGGTCTTGCCTGGATTGCTCTTCTATTTAATTTGTTAGCCAGATTTttggaagagacagaaaaaaaaatagttcaggaCATCCACAGAATAAgtaaagcaggaagagagagtatAAACCCATCAAAACATCATGAGAGATCACCAGTAAACACTGAAGAGGATCCTCAGAAATTTATTTGCGAAAGAGCAGAACagaacaatgaagaaaaataa